In Ursus arctos isolate Adak ecotype North America unplaced genomic scaffold, UrsArc2.0 scaffold_3, whole genome shotgun sequence, one DNA window encodes the following:
- the TAS2R60 gene encoding LOW QUALITY PROTEIN: taste receptor type 2 member 60 (The sequence of the model RefSeq protein was modified relative to this genomic sequence to represent the inferred CDS: inserted 6 bases in 4 codons; deleted 1 base in 1 codon; substituted 2 bases at 2 genomic stop codons), whose translation MTSLKIQSHHPGYHLILFYFLFLGTAVSNGFINVALSMERLLQRTLLPCDKLLVSQGXSCLHLQWVVMRKSIYIFLYPVAFPYNSVLQFLAFQWNLPNTATLWFFTXLSALCCVKTATLTLPIFLGLKQKMSGLVPWMLLGSVGLSSLSTILXFIGNQSLYLYFLRRGLQSWNAIRNTIRSHEKSYFFSLKLVTCTVFTVVFLVGMVLLMSLERHXEGPAVHRSFRDSSVQAHIKILLALISFAIVFTSYFLSPVLSAAGVFPXLELRRWVWQAVIYLCTATHPVXLLLSNPRLRGVLEGGCCAQCWAS comes from the exons atgactaGCCTGAAGATCC AGAGCCATCACCCCGGttatcatcttattttattttattttttgtttctgggGACGGCAGTGAGCAATGGCTTCATCAATGTAGCACTGAGCATGGAACGGTTGCTACAGAGAACACTGTTA CCTTGTGATAAATTATTAGTCAGCCAGGG CTCTTGCCTCCATCTGCAGTGGGTGGTGATGAGGAAGagcatttatattttcctgtatCCAGTGGCCTTCCCATACAACTCTGTACTGCAGTTCCTAGCCTTCCAATGGAACTTACCGAACACCGCCACCTTATGGTTCTTCACCTAGCTCAGTGCTTTGTGTTGCGTGAAGACCGCAACCCTCACCCTCCCCATCTTCCTCGGGCTAAAACAGAAGATGTCTGGGTTGGTTCCATGGATGCTGCTCGGTTCTGTGGGGCTCTCCAGCTTGAGCACCATCC TTTTCATAGGCAACCAGAGCTTATATCTCTACTTTTTAAGGAGAGGGTTGCAATCTTGGAATGCCATTAGGAATACTATAAGATCACATGAGAAATCCTACTTCTTCTCTTTAAAACTTGTTACCTGTACAGTCTTTACTGTTGTCTTCCTTGTCGGCATGGTTTTGCTCATGTCTCTGGAAAGACACTAAGAAGGCCCTGCTGTCCATCGCAGCTTTCGTGACTCCAGTGTCCAGGCGCACATCAAGATTCTTTTGGCTCTCATCTCCTTTGCTATTGTCTTCACCTCCTATTTTCTGTCACCGGTGCTCAGCGCCGCAGGTGTTTTTC TCTTGGAACTTAGGCGCTGGGTGTGGCAGGCAGTGATTTATTTGTGCACAGCCACCCACCCCGT ACTGCTCTTGAGCAACCCCAGGCTGAGAGGTGTGCTGGAGGGGGGCTGCTGTGCACAGTGCTGGGCATCTTGA
- the LOC123001890 gene encoding taste receptor type 2 member 143-like has protein sequence MPSSPALIFMVIFFLESLAAMLQNGFMVTVLGMEWVRRRMLPAGDMIVASLAASRFCLHGVAILNNLLTFFEMDYYQTPWNFINTLTSWLTAWLAIFYCVKIALFSHPVFFWLKWRISRSVPRLLLGSLVLAGLTVISSAIGTRIFMQMIASQSSQGNSTLADTVQSFYWCFTVPHTMLTLSIPFLLFLVSTFLLMFSLCQHLRRMRDHRLSPCDPSIQAHTRALKSLVFFLVFYTSYFLSLIVVVMKITIFQSHWYWAWEMVTYAGICLHSSILVVSSPKLRKVLKTRLWKALDKGWSVSSYQYQ, from the coding sequence ATGCCCTCCTCACCTGCATTGATCTTCATGGTCATCTTCTTCCTGGAGTCATTGGCTGCAATGTTGCAGAATGGCTTCATGGTTactgtgttgggcatggagtgGGTGCGACGCCGGATGCTGCCCGCAGGTGACATGATTGTGGCCTCTCTGGCCGCCTCCCGGTTCTGCCTACATGGGGTGGCCATCCTGAACAACCTCTTGACCTTCTTTGAAATGGACTATTACCAGACCCCCTGGAACTTCATCAACACTCTCACTTCCTGGCTCACTGCCTGGCTTGCCATCTTCTACTGTGTGAAGATCGccctcttctcccaccctgtCTTCTTCTGGCTGAAGTGGAGGATTTCTCGGTCAGTGCCCAGGCTGCTGCTGGGCTCCCTGGTCTTGGCTGGTCTGACAGTCATCTCATCAGCCATTGGGACTAGAATTTTTATGCAGATGATTGCATCCCAGAGTTCCCAAGGAAACAGCACCCTGGCTGATACAGTACAGTCCTTCTATTGGTGTTTTACTGTACCTCATACAATGCTTACGTTGTCAATCCCATTCCTCCTGTTCTTGGTGTCCACGTTCTTGCTCATGTTCTCACTGTGCCAGCACTTGAGGCGGATGAGGGACCATAGACTGAGCCCATGTGATCCTAGTATCCAGGCTCACACCAGGGCCCTGAAGTCACTTGTCTTCTTCCTTGTCTTCTATACATCATATTTCCTGTCTCTGATTGTTGTTGTTATGAAAATCACAATCTTCCAGAGTCACTGGTACTGGGCCTGGGAAATGGTAACCTATGCAGGCATCTGTCTGCACTCCAGCATCCTGGTGGTAAGCAGCCCCAAGCTGAGAAAGGTCCTGAAGACCAGGCTTTGGAAAGCTCTGGACAAAGGATGGTCTGTCTCAAGTTATCAGTATCAATAA